The Perca flavescens isolate YP-PL-M2 unplaced genomic scaffold, PFLA_1.0 EPR50_1.1_unplaced_scaf_42, whole genome shotgun sequence genomic sequence tgtgtgtgtgtgtgtctgtacatgtgtgtgtgcgtgcatgcctctctatacgtgtgtgtgtgtgtctgtacgtgtgtgtgtgtctatacgtgtgtgtgtgtgtgtatgtgtttgtgtgtgtctgtacacgtctatacgtgtgtgtacgtgtgtgtgtgtgtgtgtgtgtgtgtgtgtgtatatatatctgtgtgtgtctctgtgtgtgtgtgtatatatatcggtgtgtgtgtgtgtatatctgtgtgtgtctgtgtgtgtgtgtgtatatatatatctgtgtgtctctgtgtgtgtgtgtgtgtgtatatatctatgtctctctgtgtgtgtgtgtgtctctgtgtgtgtgtgtgtgtgtgtgtgtatatatatctgtgtgtgtgtgtgtgtgtatatatatatctgtgtgtgtgtgtgtgtatatatatctgtgtgtctgtgtgtgtgtgtgtatatatgtgtgtgtgtgtgtgtgtgtgtgtgtgtgtgtgtgtgtgtgtgtgtgtgtgtgtgtatatatatatctgtgtgtgtctctgtgtgtgtgtgtgtgtgtgtatatatatatgtgtgtgtctctgtgtgtgtgtgtgtgtgtgtgtgtgtatatatatctgtgtgtgtctctgtgtgtgtgtgtgtgtgtgtgtgtgtgtatatatctgtgtgtgtctctgctgtcTCCTCCTACAGGAAGTCCTGCAGGATGGGCTCGTGTCCCGTCTCCCGGAGGAAGCGCAGCAGGTCGTCTGGCCGGAGTCCCACCGTGGCCCGGTTGGTCATCGGGTGGAAGTAGACGCGCTCGTGGTCGCCCTCCAGCAGGTCCCGGTCCAGGACCGCCCGCACGCCACGCTCCACGTCGAAGAGCAGCGCCAACGCAGTCGCACACCCCTGACCCACCTGGAGACGCCAGGAGGTAGAGACCAGAACCACTAAATCAGTCCTAAAACAACTGAACAGACTCAGAGGGCCCTAtattaacacacatacacagagacacacacagggacacacacacagagagacacacacacacacacacacacacacacacacacacacacacacacacacacacacacacagagagagagacacacacacacacacacacacacacacacacacacacacacacacacacacacacacacacacacacagagacacacacacacacggacacacacagagagagagagagacacacacacacagacacagagagacacacacacggacacacacacacacagacacacagagacacacacacggacacacacacacacacagagacacagagagacacacacacggacacacacacacagagacacacagagagacacacacagggacacacagagagagagagagacacacacacacacacacacacacacacacacacacacacacacacacagacacacacacacagagagagagacacacacacacacacacacacacacacacacacagagacacagagagacacacagagagagacacacacacacacacacacacacacacacagagacacacagagacacacacagggacacagagagagagagagagagagagagagacacacacacacacacacacagagacacacacacacacacacacacacacacacacacagagacacacacagagagagagacacacacacacacacacagagacacacacacggacacacacacagagacacagagagacacacacacagagacacagagacacacacacacacacacacacacacagacacagagagacacacacacacacatagagagacacgcacagggacacacacacacagagacacagagagacacacacacagagacacacacacacacacacacacacacacacacacagagagagagacacgcacacacacacagacacacacacagagagagacacacacacacagacacacagagagacacacacagggacacacacacagagacacacacacggacacacagagacagagacacacacacacacaggcacacacacacacacacacagagagagacacacacacacacacacacacacacacacagagacacacacagagacatagagagacacacacacacacatggacacacacaggacacacacacacacacagagacacacacacacacacacacacacacacacacacacacacacacacacacacacacacacacacacacacacacacagacacacacacacacacacacacacacacacacacacacacacacagacacacacacacacacacacacacacagggacacacacacagagacacacacggacacacacacggacacacagagagagagagagacacacacacacacagacacacacagagacacacacacacacacacacacacagagagacacacacacacacacacacacacacacacacacacagggacacacacagagacacacacacacacacacatatagacacagagacacacacacacagagacacagagagacacacacacggacacacacacagagacacacacacacacagagacacagagagacacacacacggacacacacacatacagatacacagagagacacacacagggacacacacacagagacacagagacacacacacacagatacacagagagacacacacagacacacacagagagagaaacacacacacggacacacacacacacagagagacacacacacacagagagagagacacacacacacacacacacacacacacacacacacacacagagagacacacacatagagagagacacacacacacacagatacacagagagagacacacacacacacagagagagagacacacacacggacacacacacactcagagagagacacacacacagagacacagagagacacacacacggacacacacacagacacaaaaagacacacacacagagaaacacacacagggacacacacacatagacacagaaagaca encodes the following:
- the prorsd1 gene encoding prolyl-tRNA synthetase associated domain-containing protein 1 isoform X2 — translated: MMPHLQEVTGAVTKNLFLKDKKKKSLFLVSARHDHQVNLNDLAKNLGVGSGNLRFADEAAMLEKLKVGQGCATALALLFDVERGVRAVLDRDLLEGDHERVYFHPMTNRATVGLRPDDLLRFLRETGHEPILQDFL